A window of Corallococcus macrosporus DSM 14697 contains these coding sequences:
- a CDS encoding EamA family transporter: METVALVLVLSSAFLHAAWSALLKRHPNPEVGVVSVISVVILASGLWALGMRGPAFPRVEGLAWALWAGVCESVYLAGLARSLRQAPLGLAYTVSRGGAMLLVWPVSVAWLGEAVSAWTVSGVALLCVGLAVMNLSRPAGPTGAGVAWAALSAVGIAGYHLSYKMALEVGAQPPALFATGLLVALPVLILERGRQQGWTALRRELLLAPGLVLTAGVISALSFGLLLTALAGGGAGAVLTLRNTSIAFALALAALQGERLGRRRLSGAALVAVGAVLLGVPA, encoded by the coding sequence TTGGAGACTGTCGCCCTGGTGCTGGTGTTGTCGTCCGCGTTCCTGCACGCCGCCTGGAGCGCGCTGCTCAAGCGCCATCCCAACCCGGAGGTGGGGGTGGTGAGCGTCATCTCCGTGGTCATCCTGGCGAGTGGCCTCTGGGCGCTGGGGATGCGCGGCCCCGCGTTTCCTCGCGTGGAGGGGCTTGCCTGGGCGCTGTGGGCGGGCGTGTGTGAGAGCGTGTACCTCGCGGGGCTCGCGCGTTCATTGCGGCAGGCGCCGCTGGGGCTCGCGTACACGGTGTCCCGAGGTGGCGCGATGCTGCTCGTCTGGCCCGTCTCCGTGGCGTGGCTGGGGGAGGCGGTGTCCGCCTGGACGGTGTCGGGCGTGGCGCTGCTGTGTGTCGGGCTGGCGGTGATGAACCTGTCCCGTCCGGCCGGGCCCACGGGGGCGGGTGTGGCGTGGGCGGCCCTGTCGGCGGTGGGCATCGCGGGCTACCACCTGAGCTACAAGATGGCGCTGGAGGTGGGGGCGCAGCCGCCGGCGCTGTTCGCCACGGGCCTGCTCGTCGCGCTGCCCGTGCTCATCCTGGAGCGAGGTCGTCAGCAGGGCTGGACGGCCCTCCGCCGCGAGCTCTTGTTGGCGCCGGGGCTCGTGCTGACGGCGGGAGTCATCTCCGCGCTGTCGTTCGGCCTGTTGTTGACGGCATTGGCGGGAGGCGGGGCGGGCGCGGTGCTGACGCTGCGAAACACCTCCATCGCGTTCGCGTTGGCGCTCGCCGCGCTTCAAGGGGAGCGCCTGGGCCGGCGGCGATTGTCGGGCGCCGCGCTCGTCGCCGTGGGCGCGGTGTTGCTGGGCGTGCCGGCGTAG
- a CDS encoding tetratricopeptide repeat protein — translation MKTASFLVLQLLTAQAAEPDTATLERTAAVESARLEDSPDDADALYRLGTAFLALNTPKKAVAPLKKLVAQEPDLIPPKLALARALRLSGEPEQAREVLDTAIAAFPEESTLRAERGLLARVLDERDVAISQYAVAVELSPQDAELRFNLGEALQRASRTDDAIEAYREALKLDGKLNVARVNLGKALAEKGLNGEAKETLREATRQKLGDTEAHYNLGVLLMRENDLDGAIAEYQRTLAADPKHASAHNNMGVALNEKGDPRKATQAFLKAIAADPRFAEAHFNLGLAYYQLGDNVRALKSFEKAVVLEPRRSSGPYTQLGHLYLTQGKKKQAVEAYKKAIEKSAEDRRKTTEAYQGLARAWLSLGKADEAVATLKTAVEAFPEDASARAAHGEALRAKGDLDGAIAEYEEGVKLAPTPENRLALADVYAQKRVSAKARPLYQALLDEEPGNRAARLALADLLLAMGDYVTAEGLLKPKDGEEADTAALARLGIVHSRRGRPDLAVSELEAVVAKDPAQLDARAELGFIYLRGGDGAKARKVLTSVLSVDPRHALGLLYMGHTLYQQGNTKGAEKSFRDAAQVDPNFAEPHNALGQLLEATKRVDEAKAAYKMAVQLQPDHSDAKDALKRLTASAPTP, via the coding sequence ATGAAGACAGCCAGCTTCCTGGTGCTCCAGCTCCTCACCGCACAGGCCGCCGAGCCCGACACGGCGACCCTGGAGCGCACCGCCGCCGTGGAGAGCGCGCGGCTGGAGGACTCCCCCGACGACGCGGACGCCCTGTACCGGCTGGGCACCGCCTTCCTCGCGCTCAACACGCCGAAGAAGGCCGTGGCGCCCTTGAAGAAGCTGGTGGCCCAGGAGCCGGACCTCATCCCGCCCAAGCTGGCCCTGGCCCGCGCGCTGCGGCTGTCCGGTGAGCCGGAGCAGGCCCGCGAGGTGCTGGACACGGCCATCGCCGCCTTCCCCGAGGAGTCCACCCTCCGGGCCGAGCGCGGCCTGCTGGCCCGCGTGCTGGACGAGCGCGACGTGGCCATCAGCCAGTACGCGGTGGCCGTGGAGCTGTCCCCGCAGGACGCGGAGCTGCGCTTCAACCTGGGCGAGGCCCTGCAGCGCGCCAGCCGCACGGACGACGCCATCGAGGCCTACCGCGAGGCGCTGAAGCTGGACGGCAAGCTCAACGTGGCCCGCGTCAACCTGGGCAAGGCCCTGGCGGAGAAGGGGCTCAACGGCGAGGCCAAGGAGACGCTGCGCGAGGCCACCCGGCAGAAGCTGGGGGACACCGAGGCCCACTACAACCTCGGCGTGCTGCTCATGCGGGAGAACGACCTGGATGGCGCCATCGCCGAGTACCAGCGCACGCTCGCCGCGGACCCGAAGCACGCCAGCGCGCACAACAACATGGGCGTGGCGCTCAACGAGAAGGGCGACCCGCGCAAGGCCACCCAGGCGTTCCTCAAGGCCATCGCCGCGGACCCGAGGTTCGCCGAGGCGCACTTCAACCTGGGGCTGGCGTACTACCAGCTCGGGGACAACGTCCGCGCGCTGAAGTCCTTCGAGAAGGCCGTGGTGCTGGAGCCCCGGCGCTCCAGCGGGCCGTACACGCAGCTCGGCCACCTGTACCTGACGCAGGGCAAGAAGAAGCAGGCCGTGGAGGCCTACAAGAAGGCCATCGAGAAGAGCGCCGAGGACAGGCGCAAGACGACCGAGGCGTACCAGGGGCTCGCCCGCGCCTGGCTCAGCCTGGGCAAGGCGGACGAGGCGGTGGCCACCCTGAAGACGGCCGTGGAGGCCTTCCCGGAGGACGCGAGCGCCCGCGCCGCCCATGGCGAGGCCCTGCGCGCCAAGGGCGACCTGGATGGCGCCATCGCGGAGTACGAAGAAGGCGTGAAGCTCGCGCCCACGCCGGAGAACCGGCTGGCGCTCGCGGACGTGTATGCCCAGAAGCGGGTGAGCGCGAAGGCCCGGCCGCTCTACCAGGCCCTCCTCGATGAGGAGCCCGGCAACCGCGCCGCGAGGCTGGCGCTCGCGGACCTGCTGCTGGCCATGGGCGACTATGTGACGGCGGAGGGGCTGCTCAAGCCCAAGGACGGCGAGGAGGCCGACACCGCGGCGCTGGCGCGGCTGGGCATCGTCCACTCGCGGCGCGGCCGGCCGGACCTGGCCGTGTCGGAGCTCGAGGCGGTGGTGGCGAAGGACCCGGCGCAGCTCGACGCGCGGGCGGAGCTGGGCTTCATCTACCTGCGCGGCGGCGACGGCGCGAAGGCGAGGAAGGTGCTGACGTCCGTGCTCTCGGTGGACCCGCGCCACGCGCTGGGCCTGCTGTACATGGGCCACACGCTGTACCAGCAGGGCAACACGAAGGGCGCGGAGAAGTCCTTCCGCGACGCCGCGCAGGTGGACCCGAACTTCGCCGAGCCGCACAACGCGCTCGGGCAGTTGCTGGAGGCGACGAAGCGCGTCGACGAGGCGAAGGCGGCCTACAAGATGGCCGTGCAGTTGCAACCGGACCATTCAGACGCGAAGGACGCGCTGAAGCGGCTGACGGCGTCCGCGCCCACGCCGTAG
- a CDS encoding tetratricopeptide repeat protein produces MTGHLTGLIAAALLAAAPGGAGRPGPGVNPIVSKAKEREELIAKLKRDIFKVDRAIGETERLISKSRNAPYLPDLQFRLAELYVEKSRYVYYLQAESRPEGASGAIVSPETRLMKQKAVQMYHRLLREYPDFKDGDQVTFYLAHEQRELGQFDEMLKTLGDLTRKFPGSPLRLEAEQILGDHFFDKAELGEAEKHYQAILEAPPSPVHDLARYKMGWIRVNQAKHAEAVTFFEAAAASAPLPGVDVKKALNVKREALLDLVYSYTEAKPPKGALNYFEKLSDSRATYALALDKLGNRYFIKQQYEWAIPALRKLMELQHDPELDLERGQKLYDAIKASKGKVLPDPEDLRILVRAAVQSKKDPELTEAERKKHLVELEEMARDLSTLLHVEAQKKNDKALYVSAADAYQTYLGLFRPQQHVRTMMKNRADALFSANEYPEAARQFEELARYHVKAKDAKGEEEALNAALLAHFSTLKPEEAQKRNAFEVADARQAMKLLGAEFVSRYPRSGNALVVKFNIARAYYEDGEYPKAAELFTAFALSHPQHKDAPVAGNLALDSLRQLNDFKGLDATGKKLLGAPLPASFRADVQKILTQSRAEALDELALQSAQETGDVIQGLVKVADENKNSDIGEKALYGAFTAAREKRDMQAERELGAKLVKDYPKSQYLSDVLLTLGRHAAEAAAFGEAAGWFEQVGQKLGGDFAAVDGWLAGARLRLALGEYKEAARDLEAATDIAGARKAEILVLLAETRLKQKDYARAKTAAEAALKLDRHSAAAAAVLAEVQATTAPTAPADALIATLTTAVQGPNGGTEEAAKGLWYLGEILYRGYKDLPADQVEEKVAALQSMEGIYTQAASLGYAEWAVASLWKLALAYGHIADVVEGTAVPAGLSSAEAQQFRAAVKEQVAPLKARSEEAFKACLSRAESLEVFSAAVVGCRARAETAALPVPQPGAPTQPASLEELRKKAERTLNVEALEALGLAYLDARQYGMAQLTFGRVTELQDTRASAHSALGLALLHMGDAMGAREAYGRAMDSDPTFGKARLNLAALRCRFGDVDGARRELAVLKDVASLAGNDVDGGWKACK; encoded by the coding sequence ATGACCGGGCACCTGACGGGCCTGATTGCCGCCGCCCTGCTCGCGGCCGCCCCGGGCGGGGCCGGGCGCCCTGGCCCGGGCGTCAACCCGATTGTCTCCAAGGCGAAGGAGCGCGAGGAGCTCATCGCCAAGCTCAAGCGCGACATCTTCAAGGTGGACCGCGCCATCGGCGAGACGGAGCGCCTCATCTCCAAGAGCCGCAACGCGCCCTACCTGCCGGACCTGCAGTTCCGGCTGGCCGAGCTCTACGTGGAGAAGAGCCGCTACGTGTACTACCTCCAGGCGGAGTCGCGCCCGGAGGGTGCCAGCGGCGCCATCGTCTCCCCGGAGACGCGGCTGATGAAGCAGAAGGCCGTGCAGATGTACCACCGGCTGCTGCGCGAGTACCCGGACTTCAAGGACGGCGACCAGGTGACGTTCTACCTGGCGCACGAGCAGCGCGAGCTGGGCCAGTTCGACGAGATGCTCAAGACGCTCGGCGACCTGACGCGCAAGTTCCCCGGCAGCCCGCTGCGCCTGGAGGCGGAGCAGATCCTGGGTGACCACTTCTTCGACAAGGCCGAGCTGGGCGAGGCGGAGAAGCACTACCAGGCCATCCTGGAGGCCCCGCCCTCGCCGGTGCACGACCTGGCCCGCTACAAGATGGGCTGGATTCGGGTGAACCAGGCCAAGCACGCGGAGGCCGTCACCTTCTTCGAGGCCGCCGCCGCCAGCGCGCCGCTGCCCGGCGTGGACGTGAAGAAGGCGCTCAACGTCAAGCGCGAGGCCCTGCTGGACCTCGTCTACAGCTACACCGAGGCCAAGCCGCCCAAGGGCGCGCTCAACTACTTCGAGAAGCTCAGCGACAGCCGCGCCACCTACGCGCTCGCGCTGGACAAGCTGGGCAACCGCTACTTCATCAAGCAGCAGTACGAGTGGGCCATCCCCGCGCTGCGCAAGCTGATGGAGCTCCAGCACGACCCGGAGCTGGATTTGGAGCGCGGCCAGAAGCTCTACGACGCCATCAAGGCCTCCAAGGGCAAGGTGCTGCCGGACCCGGAGGACCTGCGCATCCTGGTGCGCGCCGCGGTGCAGAGCAAGAAGGACCCCGAGCTGACGGAGGCCGAGCGCAAGAAGCACCTGGTGGAGCTGGAGGAGATGGCGAGAGACCTCTCCACGCTGCTCCACGTGGAGGCGCAGAAGAAGAACGACAAGGCGCTCTACGTGAGCGCGGCGGACGCGTACCAGACGTACCTGGGCCTCTTCCGGCCCCAGCAGCACGTGCGCACCATGATGAAGAACCGCGCGGACGCGCTGTTCTCCGCCAACGAATACCCCGAGGCCGCGCGCCAGTTCGAGGAGCTGGCCCGCTACCACGTGAAGGCGAAGGACGCGAAGGGCGAGGAGGAGGCCCTCAACGCCGCGCTGCTGGCGCACTTCTCCACCCTCAAGCCGGAGGAGGCGCAGAAGCGCAACGCCTTCGAGGTGGCGGACGCGCGCCAGGCCATGAAGCTGCTGGGCGCCGAGTTCGTGTCGCGCTACCCCCGCAGCGGGAACGCCCTGGTGGTGAAGTTCAACATCGCCCGCGCCTACTACGAGGACGGCGAGTACCCGAAGGCCGCGGAGCTGTTCACCGCCTTCGCGCTGAGCCACCCCCAGCACAAGGACGCCCCCGTCGCGGGCAACCTGGCGCTGGACAGCCTGCGGCAGCTCAACGACTTCAAGGGCCTGGACGCGACGGGCAAGAAGCTGCTGGGCGCGCCGCTGCCGGCCAGCTTCCGCGCGGACGTGCAGAAGATCCTCACCCAGAGCCGCGCCGAGGCGCTGGACGAGCTGGCCCTCCAGAGCGCCCAGGAGACGGGCGACGTCATCCAGGGCCTGGTGAAGGTGGCGGACGAGAACAAGAACTCCGACATCGGCGAGAAGGCGCTCTACGGCGCGTTCACCGCGGCGCGCGAGAAGCGCGACATGCAGGCCGAGCGCGAGCTGGGCGCCAAGCTGGTGAAGGACTACCCCAAGAGCCAGTACCTGTCGGACGTGCTGCTGACGCTGGGCCGGCACGCGGCGGAGGCCGCGGCGTTCGGCGAGGCGGCGGGCTGGTTCGAGCAGGTGGGCCAGAAGCTGGGCGGCGACTTCGCCGCGGTGGACGGCTGGCTGGCCGGCGCGCGGCTGCGCCTGGCGCTGGGCGAGTACAAGGAGGCGGCGCGCGACTTGGAGGCCGCCACCGACATCGCGGGCGCGCGCAAGGCGGAGATCCTGGTCCTGCTGGCGGAGACGCGACTGAAGCAGAAGGACTACGCCCGCGCGAAGACGGCGGCCGAGGCCGCGCTGAAGCTGGACCGCCACAGCGCGGCCGCGGCGGCGGTGCTGGCCGAGGTGCAGGCCACCACCGCGCCCACCGCCCCCGCCGACGCGCTCATCGCCACCCTCACCACCGCGGTGCAGGGCCCCAACGGCGGCACCGAGGAGGCGGCGAAGGGCCTGTGGTACCTGGGCGAAATCCTCTACCGCGGCTACAAGGACCTGCCCGCGGACCAGGTGGAGGAGAAGGTCGCCGCGCTCCAGAGCATGGAGGGCATCTACACGCAGGCCGCGTCGCTGGGCTACGCGGAGTGGGCGGTGGCCTCGCTGTGGAAGCTGGCGCTCGCGTACGGCCACATCGCGGACGTGGTGGAGGGCACGGCCGTTCCCGCCGGCCTGTCTTCCGCGGAGGCCCAGCAGTTCAGGGCCGCGGTGAAGGAGCAGGTGGCCCCGCTGAAGGCGCGCTCGGAGGAGGCCTTCAAGGCCTGCCTGTCCCGCGCCGAGTCCCTGGAGGTCTTCAGCGCCGCGGTGGTGGGCTGCCGCGCCCGCGCGGAGACGGCGGCGCTGCCGGTGCCGCAGCCGGGCGCGCCCACGCAGCCGGCGTCCCTGGAGGAGCTGCGCAAGAAGGCCGAGCGCACGCTCAACGTGGAGGCGCTGGAGGCGCTGGGCCTGGCCTACCTGGACGCGCGGCAGTACGGCATGGCGCAGCTCACCTTCGGCCGCGTCACGGAGCTGCAGGACACGCGGGCCTCGGCGCACTCCGCGCTGGGCCTGGCGCTGCTCCACATGGGTGACGCCATGGGGGCGCGCGAGGCCTACGGCCGCGCCATGGACTCCGACCCCACCTTCGGCAAGGCGCGCCTCAACCTGGCCGCGCTGCGCTGCCGCTTCGGCGACGTGGACGGCGCCCGGCGCGAGCTGGCCGTGCTCAAGGACGTGGCCTCGCTGGCCGGCAACGACGTGGACGGCGGGTGGAAGGCATGCAAGTGA
- a CDS encoding outer membrane beta-barrel domain-containing protein, with protein sequence MRYALLILLLLTPGLVRAQAEALENPGAVSAIQERRFRMHHELLLGVGVLPANAYYKGLVGSVGYTYHFSDTFAWQVGRGTYSYNLQTSLRRQLERDFNTSPNAAAFQDQVQWMVGSDLIWSPLYGKMAFLNESVLHIEAFLLGGGTVVKLDRDGGFRPGVNVGLGLRLFTGKTLSLRLDVTNNTVFTGATRVIQVPQIQFGTAFNFGATE encoded by the coding sequence GTGCGATACGCCCTGCTCATCCTCTTGCTGCTGACGCCCGGACTCGTCCGCGCGCAGGCCGAGGCGCTGGAGAATCCCGGCGCAGTGTCCGCCATCCAGGAGCGGCGATTCCGGATGCACCACGAGCTGCTGCTCGGCGTGGGCGTGCTGCCGGCCAACGCCTATTACAAGGGCCTGGTGGGCAGCGTCGGGTACACGTACCACTTCAGTGACACCTTCGCGTGGCAGGTCGGCCGCGGCACGTACAGCTACAACCTCCAGACGAGCCTGCGCCGCCAGTTGGAGCGCGACTTCAACACCTCCCCCAACGCCGCCGCCTTCCAGGACCAGGTGCAGTGGATGGTGGGCTCGGACCTCATCTGGAGCCCGCTCTACGGGAAGATGGCCTTCCTCAACGAGTCCGTGCTGCACATCGAGGCCTTCCTCCTGGGCGGCGGCACGGTGGTGAAGCTCGACCGCGACGGCGGCTTCCGGCCCGGCGTCAACGTGGGGCTCGGCCTGCGCCTCTTCACCGGCAAGACGCTCTCCCTGCGCCTGGACGTGACGAACAACACCGTGTTCACCGGCGCCACGCGCGTCATCCAGGTCCCGCAAATCCAGTTCGGAACCGCGTTCAACTTCGGCGCCACGGAATGA
- a CDS encoding AgmX/PglI C-terminal domain-containing protein, with protein sequence MSGQPSVLQVVILRDGLLVGTEVFVPGTYALGSDPASDLRLDDPSVEPRHALLYFQNGRAAVQDAGSAGGLFVNGHRVSACEIRPVDEVLCGPFILKTRVLSQKPQEAKPQPPPEVAALLGAAQAPSPFAAPPPQAAAPPPSAAPAHQLRPATAVPPNSATLPAARVPVAPPVQHVATQVAYPTPAQPVPAVAMVPPVAQVPQAHAHAGGHAHVVAQAPQAHAQPHQAHAHAGGHAHTAAQPPQAHAHAGGHAHVVAQAPQAQVHAGGHAHVVAQAQPAAIPASPGAPWPAQQAPAGVPASTVPSARRRAAPEPAPSANTGMRLADELMADLAIDPLPEPTGPLLEEQRTLARPTHAPRIATGKGAAQLYLDLYWGAIRRDARRFAPDKKKPVQASLDLEGAMPLWGFTLPDGAPFTLAESVNNAFRLFVPPGTDVEKSGNDGRFTPVTGAALESDGSRRFLTLREGTAARLTQGQMSLVAYAAPKPARVFVNPLKGLPWLTLTFLGLFASALGAFLVMKPHRPEVADFQQKSLPPVALRLIAPEPKKKEEAKKKLEAIKAQAKKPTKEKVAEKAPPKPVEKTPPPKQPERAVAAAAPQNKALKALAKLSAAGPATNNLLAAVDKLGSGPGSKNVKNSNYKLSGLIGKAPIANAGLGTFGLGGGGKGGGATLGKELLRGKGGGGIGALGAGGVGKGKVGGTVTRATARSIASTQGTVDREAVARVINSHLNEVHGCYERGLLKDPGLAGKVVLEWTIGASGRVVAAKTKSSTLRNASVESCILSRLKSWKFPAPKGGVVIITYPFLFNSVGY encoded by the coding sequence TTGAGCGGTCAGCCCAGCGTCCTGCAAGTCGTCATCCTCCGCGACGGTCTCCTCGTGGGCACCGAGGTGTTCGTGCCGGGCACCTATGCGCTCGGCTCGGACCCGGCCTCCGACCTGCGGCTGGATGACCCGTCCGTGGAGCCGCGGCACGCGCTGCTCTACTTCCAGAACGGCCGCGCCGCGGTACAGGACGCGGGCTCCGCGGGGGGGCTCTTCGTCAACGGGCACCGCGTCTCCGCCTGTGAAATCCGGCCGGTGGATGAGGTCCTCTGCGGGCCCTTCATCCTGAAGACGCGCGTGCTGTCGCAGAAGCCCCAGGAGGCCAAGCCGCAGCCGCCGCCCGAGGTCGCCGCGCTGCTCGGCGCGGCCCAGGCGCCCTCGCCGTTCGCCGCGCCGCCTCCGCAGGCCGCCGCTCCGCCGCCCTCCGCCGCGCCCGCGCACCAGCTCCGCCCGGCCACGGCTGTTCCGCCCAACTCCGCCACCCTGCCGGCCGCGCGCGTGCCCGTCGCCCCACCCGTGCAGCACGTGGCGACCCAGGTGGCCTACCCCACGCCGGCGCAGCCCGTGCCCGCCGTGGCCATGGTCCCACCCGTGGCGCAGGTGCCCCAGGCTCACGCCCATGCCGGTGGCCACGCGCACGTCGTCGCGCAGGCGCCCCAGGCCCACGCGCAGCCGCACCAGGCCCACGCCCATGCCGGTGGCCACGCGCACACCGCCGCGCAGCCGCCCCAGGCCCACGCCCATGCCGGTGGCCACGCGCACGTCGTCGCGCAGGCGCCCCAGGCCCAGGTCCACGCCGGTGGCCACGCGCACGTCGTCGCGCAGGCGCAGCCCGCCGCCATCCCGGCGTCCCCCGGCGCGCCGTGGCCCGCGCAGCAGGCCCCCGCGGGCGTGCCGGCCAGCACGGTGCCGTCGGCCCGCCGCAGGGCCGCGCCGGAGCCCGCGCCCAGCGCCAACACGGGCATGCGGCTGGCGGACGAGCTGATGGCGGACCTCGCCATCGATCCGCTCCCGGAGCCCACCGGGCCGCTGCTGGAAGAGCAGCGCACGCTGGCGCGGCCCACGCACGCGCCGCGCATCGCGACCGGCAAGGGCGCCGCGCAGCTCTACCTGGACCTGTACTGGGGCGCCATCCGCCGCGACGCGCGCCGGTTCGCGCCGGACAAGAAGAAGCCGGTGCAGGCCTCGCTGGACCTCGAGGGGGCCATGCCCCTGTGGGGCTTCACGCTGCCGGACGGCGCGCCCTTCACGCTGGCCGAGTCGGTCAACAACGCCTTCCGCCTCTTCGTGCCGCCGGGCACCGACGTGGAGAAGAGCGGCAATGACGGCCGCTTCACGCCCGTCACCGGCGCGGCCCTGGAGTCCGACGGCAGCCGCCGCTTCCTCACGCTGCGCGAGGGCACCGCCGCGCGCCTGACGCAGGGGCAGATGTCGCTGGTGGCCTACGCCGCGCCCAAGCCCGCGCGCGTCTTCGTCAACCCGCTCAAGGGCCTGCCCTGGCTGACGCTGACCTTCCTCGGCCTCTTCGCCTCCGCCCTGGGCGCCTTCCTGGTCATGAAGCCGCACCGGCCGGAGGTGGCGGACTTCCAGCAGAAGAGCCTGCCGCCCGTGGCGCTGCGCCTCATCGCCCCCGAACCGAAGAAGAAGGAGGAGGCGAAGAAGAAGCTGGAGGCCATCAAGGCGCAGGCGAAGAAGCCCACCAAGGAGAAGGTGGCGGAGAAGGCCCCGCCCAAGCCGGTGGAGAAGACGCCGCCGCCGAAGCAGCCCGAGCGGGCGGTGGCCGCCGCCGCGCCGCAGAACAAGGCGCTCAAGGCGCTGGCCAAGCTGTCCGCCGCGGGCCCGGCCACCAACAACCTGCTCGCCGCCGTGGACAAGCTCGGCAGCGGGCCCGGCAGCAAGAACGTGAAGAACTCCAACTACAAGCTGTCCGGCCTCATCGGGAAGGCGCCCATCGCCAACGCGGGCCTGGGCACCTTCGGGTTGGGCGGCGGCGGCAAGGGCGGCGGCGCCACGCTGGGCAAGGAGCTGCTGCGCGGCAAGGGCGGCGGCGGCATCGGCGCGCTGGGCGCGGGCGGCGTGGGCAAGGGCAAGGTGGGCGGCACCGTCACCCGCGCCACGGCCCGCAGCATCGCCTCCACGCAGGGCACCGTGGACCGCGAGGCGGTGGCGCGCGTCATCAACAGCCACCTCAACGAGGTCCACGGCTGCTATGAGCGCGGGCTGCTCAAGGACCCGGGGCTGGCCGGCAAGGTGGTGCTGGAGTGGACCATCGGCGCCAGCGGACGCGTGGTGGCCGCCAAGACGAAGTCCTCCACGCTGCGCAATGCCTCCGTCGAGTCCTGCATCCTCTCCAGACTGAAGTCGTGGAAGTTCCCCGCCCCCAAGGGGGGCGTCGTCATCATCACCTACCCGTTCCTCTTCAACTCGGTCGGCTACTGA